The following are encoded together in the Drosophila biarmipes strain raj3 chromosome 3L, RU_DBia_V1.1, whole genome shotgun sequence genome:
- the LOC108030757 gene encoding protein new-glue 2: MRFTYVLLLGLLGCLLLAQQGFGADTSTSTESSSESSTSSSSDSSTSASSSSATTEASSSDTTTTTTSATTTTTSSSSSSKAAARRRRARARRRRLARQRRRRQQRQRRRRQQQRRRRQQRRRQNRRG, encoded by the coding sequence ATGCGCTTCACATACGTTCTGCTCTTGGGCCTTCTCGGCTGCCTTCTGCTCGCCCAGCAGGGTTTCGGTGCGGATACTAGCACATCCACTGAGAGCTCCTCGGAAAGCTCGACCTCAAGCTCCTCAGACTCCTCTACCAGCGCCTCATCTTCATCGGCTACGACTGAAGCCTCTTCTTCCGACACCACCACAACAACCACATCTGCAacgaccaccaccacctcctcatcctcgtcctcCAAAGCGGCTGCCCGACGTCGCAGAGCCCGCGCACGCCGCCGCCGCTTGGCACGGCAACGTCGCAGGCGTCAACAGCGCCAACGGCGCCGCCGCCAACAACAGCGAAGGCGACGCCAGCAACGGCGGCGACAGAACCGCAGGGGATAG
- the LOC108030775 gene encoding protein new-glue 1, producing MRLSFVLLLTVLGCLLFIKEGSGSSSSTEPTTTTTTTDSSSTTTTTAASTTTTTTSSSSSSSSSSSAAAKRRRRARRRRLARERQRRERRRQRQTERLRLQLQNQRRLIKRLRG from the coding sequence ATGCGCCTCTCGTTCGTATTACTCCTCACCGTCCTAGGATGTCTACTGTTCATCAAGGAGGGCAGTGGTTCATCCTCATCAACAGAAccgaccaccaccaccactacCACTGACTCGTCCTCCACCAcaaccaccaccgccgcctcGACCACCACGACgaccacctcctcctcctcctcgtcctcttcctcttcctcgGCGGCTGCCAAGCGGCGCAGGCGTGCCCGCCGCCGTCGTCTGGCTAGGGAGCGCCAGCGTCGGGAGCGCAGGAGGCAGCGCCAAACTGAGAGGCTGCGCCTGCAACTGCAGAACCAGCGTCGCCTGATCAAACGGCTGCGTGGATAA
- the LOC108030756 gene encoding protein new-glue 1, translating to MRFLFAFGFGVLLCLLLAQEGSGSSSSTESSTSTTDSSTTTTTDSSTTTTTASSASTTTTASSSSSSSAAAKRRRRARRRRLARERRRRQERRQRQEKRRRRMEKLLARQRRLINQLQG from the coding sequence ATGCGCTTCCTATTCGCTTTCGGCTTCGGCGTGCTGCTGTGCCTGCTCCTGGCTCAGGAGGGCAGTGGTTCAAGCTCATCTACGGAATCGAGCACATCGACCACCGACTCCTCTACAACCACTACCACTGACTCGTCCACCACAACCACCACCGCCTCCTCGGccagcaccacaaccacagcctcctcgtcgtcctcctcgtcggcGGCCGCCAAGAGGCGCAGGCGTGCCCGCCGTCGTCGCCTGGCTCGCGAGCGCCGTCGTCGCCAGGAGCGAAGGCAGCGGCAGGAGAAGAGGAGGCGCCGGATGGAGAAGCTGCTTGCCAGGCAGCGCCGACTGATCAACCAACTTCAGGGATAA
- the LOC108030750 gene encoding protein new-glue 1-like: MRFLFAFGFGVLLCLLLAQEGSGSSSSTESSTSTTDSSTTTTTDSSTTTTTASSASTTTTASSSSSSSAAAKRRRRARRRRLARERRRRQERRQRQEKRRRRMEKLLARQRRLINQLQG; this comes from the coding sequence ATGCGCTTCCTATTCGCTTTCGGCTTCGGCGTGCTGCTGTGCCTGCTCCTGGCTCAGGAGGGCAGTGGTTCAAGCTCATCAACGGAATCGAGCACATCGACCACCGACTCCTCTACAACCACTACCACTGACTCGTCCACCACAACCACCACCGCCTCCTCGGccagcaccacaaccacagcctcctcgtcgtcctcctcgtcggcGGCCGCCAAGAGGCGCAGGCGTGCCCGCCGTCGTCGCCTGGCTCGCGAGCGCCGTCGTCGCCAGGAGCGAAGGCAGCGTCAGGAGAAGAGGAGACGCCGGATGGAGAAGCTGCTTGCCAGGCAGCGCCGCCTTATCAACCAACTTCAGGGATAA
- the LOC108030767 gene encoding protein new-glue 3-like, whose product MRLSFVLLLTVLGCLLFIKEGSGSSSSTEPTTTTTTTDSSSTTTTTAASTTTTTTASSSSSSSSAAAKRRRRARRRRLARERQRRERRRQRQTERLRLQLQNQRRLIKRLRG is encoded by the coding sequence ATGCGCCTCTCGTTCGTATTACTCCTCACCGTCCTAGGATGTCTACTGTTCATCAAGGAGGGCAGTGGTTCATCCTCATCAACAGAAccgaccaccaccaccactacCACTGACTCGTCCTCCACCAcaaccaccaccgccgcctcGACCACCACGACGACCACCGCCTCCTCGtcctcttcctcttcctcgGCGGCTGCCAAGCGGCGCAGGCGTGCCCGCCGCCGTCGTCTGGCTAGGGAGCGCCAGCGTCGGGAGCGCAGGAGGCAGCGCCAAACTGAGAGGCTGCGCCTGCAACTGCAGAACCAGCGTCGCCTGATCAAACGGCTGCGTGGATAA
- the LOC108030776 gene encoding uncharacterized protein LOC108030776, producing the protein MITPRVKFTKSVFQLKAHCRRGMSLAWIFLIGFLISVSNPTGGALPNAPPHFRLRRTNLPASKLPHLVHRTSRRIVRIASLYETTLGPQQIHHVGAFNESISTSDRSEYNMWKVLRVDGKNNFYILFFTIYVSYLVYVLF; encoded by the coding sequence ATGATAACACCCCGCGTCAAATTTACCAAGAGCGTTTTCCAGTTGAAGGCACACTGCAGGCGGGGAATGTCTTTGGCCTGGATCTTCCTGATCGGTTTTCTGATCTCTGTAAGCAACCCTACTGGAGGAGCCCTACCGAACGCACCCCCGCACTTTCGTTTACGTCGCACGAACCTCCCGGCGTCCAAGCTACCACACTTAGTCCATCGAACATCACGCCGTATTGTGCGCATCGCCAGTTTGTACGAAACAACTCTAGGTCCCCAGCAGATTCACCATGTTGGAGCATTCAATGAGTCCATCTCGACATCGGATAGGTCGGAATATAACATGTGGAAGGTATTGAGAGTGGATGGAAAAAACAACTTCTACATACTATTTTTCACCATATACGTTAGCTACCTGGTGTACGTGCTATTCTGA